TTTAAGGAACTgtagaatttgtgtttttaaaatataagctctTTCCCGAGCTTCAACCCTGAATCTCCTATTTGATGTATCTATTTTCTATCTCACTAAGATTTTAGATTTACTAAGCTCTGCCCCTTCCAGTTccagttaaattaaaaattttaatttatttctctaacGTTTTCaagtcaaattatttctttttcttttttattgcctaCCACAGTAATAACACCTAACTAGCTAAGCTAACAGCTAGATAAGGATTGCggttggggagggagctggaattGTTCTCAATATTTTGACTAAAGGGAACTTAAACTGGGGCATAAACATATCGTGGacttggaaaagacaataataagGGGAGTATACTTTGTAGAGAAATAACATGGACACAGAAATGCAGAGTTTGTGTTTGCAAGTCAATTTTAATAATACTGGTATGCTAGCAGAGCTAGGAGGGATGCAAAACTTTTAAAGATGTGCTACAGATGACATCAGCTATGCTGAGTTTACTTTCACTGTTTGTTCTCAGCCTTGGCAGATCGGATTTCTGTGCAATACGCCATGCCTCGGCAGGCCATGATCATCAGCTGTGGCAGTCAAATTTGCAGTGGTTCCATTATTAGCAGTTCTTGGGTTCTCACTGCCGCCCAGTGTGTCAGGAACACGTAAGTTTGCATCCTCCCTCTTCCAATAGTCGATAAGCCAGTATCTCCACATTACTTTGCTGAAGTCTTGTGGGGATAAATTCACTTCATTATGCCTGATCCTTATTTTGTATCCCCATAGCATCATTGCTTCAGGCTAGGCAAGAAATTTGCCTCATTTTGTTTGGCTGATTGGTACCAACGTTGGTTAATTTCTCCGTAGTCCCATTGTGTGTGAAGTCTGACTTTATTCATAGGCTTCTGATTTCCTTGGAAGTGCAGTAGGAACTTTGTGGATCATGGCTAAGGAAGTACATTGGAAAACATAATGTGGTGGCTTTTAAGGGCTCGCAATCCTGTGAATCTATTCTGATTATTCTCTAAATATACACATAGGAATCCTGAGGACACTGCTGTCATATTGGGCCTGAGGCACCTTTGAGAGTTGTTAAGGTGTCTGCCATTCTACTGCAGGAGAGATTCCGGTTGGTGAGTGGGGCCGCAAGAAACGACCTAGCATTGCTACTCCTTGAAGAGGTCCAGACTCCTATTCAGCTTTTAGCACCCTTGGCCCCAGTGAAGAACCTGAAGACCTCAGAATGCTGGCTCTCTGACCCACGCATTCTTAAACCAGGTCGGGAGTTACTTTGCTTAATAGGGCAGCGGTTTCAAAACAAGTCAGATACCCGGTCCGTGTTTTTAATGCTACACTTTAAGAAAGAACTCTAATCACAACTGTCTGCGTTactaattttaggatttttagCTAAGTCAAATACATACTCTGTTTTATAAAACGATGGGTTTGATGATGACTGTGTcggattttaaagatgaaaaataacacaAGGGGCATCTTTCTGTGTACAGCCAAGTTTCACAAACAAGGTAGAAACGATTTTCTTCCCAACCCTTTGGTAACTTTCGAACGAAGGAAAAGatgattttgtttggttttatttacaCTTATTTAAGAAAGTAAAGTTAGACTTGAGTTGACATTTGTaatttgacaaatgaaaatgccTTGTCAATTATGAAGAGTCACttttaaaaaagggaggaaaaggatTGGAATACAGAAAATTTGTGCAGTAAGCTGGTACTGCTggtgataagaaaataa
The sequence above is drawn from the Equus quagga isolate Etosha38 unplaced genomic scaffold, UCLA_HA_Equagga_1.0 HiC_scaffold_18906_RagTag, whole genome shotgun sequence genome and encodes:
- the LOC124232045 gene encoding LOW QUALITY PROTEIN: prostate-specific antigen-like (The sequence of the model RefSeq protein was modified relative to this genomic sequence to represent the inferred CDS: inserted 1 base in 1 codon), with protein sequence LADRISVQYAMPRQAMIISCGSQICSGSIISSSWVLTAAQCVRNTNPEDTAVILGLRHXLRVVKVSAILLQERFRLVSGAARNDLALLLLEEVQTPIQLLAPLAPVKNLKTSECWLSDPRILKPEETDETPEMLQMQVMGASNCAHLYPDIGSSIVCFITQAKDTETNV